The Calliphora vicina chromosome 3, idCalVici1.1, whole genome shotgun sequence genome contains a region encoding:
- the LOC135954290 gene encoding BAG family molecular chaperone regulator 2 isoform X3 — MEIDPSPVPPPQEYSDNPAIPYQSESSMNFDYLHSLHADSAMDSSNSSSSFRTQGLNSPRHFAGVGGNSTLPSNYGQVDDSRVLDRPFNLNERFVTVLDQLDARVEKFRKDALGLQEKRDFLLMSIDLIKSNDLMQNLSESEREEISCYIQRVNSRLSTVELNVRTVRDQSQEDSLSQINVLIDMMITMGDPVLSRQRCQMYLNACCSARESGGLPSCSESGLDLDAGPIDKKFESVLLGCTLDDQKNIKKRLQALMGYLNKQIIHH; from the exons ATGGAAATTGATCCATCTCCAGTACCGCCACCTCAAGAATATTCGGATAATCCTGCCATTCCTTATCAATCCGAATCCTCCATGAATTTCGATTATTTACATAGTTTACATGCCGATTCGGCCATGGACTCCAGCAACAGTAGCTCTTCATTCCGTACACAAGGTCTCAACTCACCGCGTCACTTTGCCGGTGTGGGAGGCAATTCCACATTACCGTCTAACTATGGTCAGGTGGACGATAGCCGAGTGCTGGACAG ACCTTTCAATTTGAATGAAAg ATTTGTTACTGTATTGGATCAACTGGATGCTCGTGTGGAAAAATTCCGCAAAGATGCCCTGGGTTTGCAGGAGAAACGTGATTTCTTACTCATGTCCATCGATTTGATCAAAAGCAACgatttaatgcaaaatttatCAGAAT CTGAACGCGAAGAAATTTCTTGTTACATACAACGTGTTAATTCTCGTCTCTCCACCGTGGAACTGAATGTGCGCACGGTACGTGATCAGTCCCAAGAGGATTCGCTTAGTCAAATAAACGTGCTCATCGACATGATGATCACCATGGGCGATCCAGTATTATCAAGACAACGTTGTCAAATGTACTTGAACGCCTGCTGCAGTGCACGGGAATCAGGCGGTTTACCCTCATGCAGTGAGTCGGGCCTAGATCTGGATGCCGGACCCATAGACAAGAAATTCGAGAGTGTATTGCTGGGCTGTACTTTAGATGATCAGAAGAATATTAAGAAACGTTTGCAGGCTTTAATGGGTTACCTAAACAAACAAATCATACACCATtga
- the CrebA gene encoding cyclic AMP response element-binding protein A, with translation METFYEADLKDIWDSDLDPTDSLKLSTDSDMHDWFLERDVKDAAVILNDKLISDALLNGTLPIKSEHSYSLNSDGDSLPDSPHSLHTKMDDMEDECYPAISLKTATSNIRSLSTATIDPRCLTITTCSPMATTMSMASSTASISGLNLHPLVSSAASTITSQSNSSLSSNSSHSSNLYAGLCKIATTTPITLNLRQMDTCQSLNSSTDAKLLVKQQQQPALQTTHQQLQLQHQHQHQHQQQQQYLPHDDLASIMDDCASSVSSREGSQSPDICSDIEIDESCIKNEPMSPDSSCPSSPEAADQSATNNNSNGTLSLTMANMAAFTNSDLVFEHKDGCLQLTPSSQSLLKSQPFILSSSAHNVILPKITIKSEGTVTNAGTFVTASPSVTKTNTTSYGLPLTPPSSHSSDGSEGNLTPEHMLSPQSPTSSSNATTNAATMVHNARSSSQPTSGVLTVTSIRRNTNSSASSTTSSTSSSVSMGRHASVGGGSTRQPIHTPLISSQPKGSTGTLLLTEEEKRTLLAEGYPIPQKLPLTKAEEKSLKKIRRKIKNKISAQESRRKKKEYMDQLERKVDILVNENNDYKKRVKNLEDSNANLLSQLHKLQALVNKQNLKKS, from the exons acCGATTCATTGAAATTGTCAACTGATAGTGATATGCACGATTGGTTTTTAGAACGAGATGTCAAAGATGCTGCTGTTATACTCAATGACAAATTAATATCGGATGCTCTATTGAATGGCACACTACCAATTAAATCGGAACACTCCTACAGTCTTAACAGCGATGGAGATTCTCTGCCAGATTCACCACACAGTCTCCATACTAAAATGGATG ACATGGAAGATGAATGTTATCCCGCCATTTCTCTTAAAACTGCTACCAGCAATATTAGGTCTCTTAGCACCGCCACCATAGATCCTAGATGTCTAACAATCACCACCTGCTCACCCATGGCCACTACTATGTCGATGGCCTCCTCCACAGCAAGTATATCGGGTTTGAATTTGCATCCGTTGGTTTCGTCGGCAGCTTCCACCATAACCAGTCAATCAAATTCCAGCCTGTCCTCAAACAGTAGCCATTCCTCAAATTTATATGCTGGTCTGTGTAAAATAGCCACCACCACACCCATAACGCTCAATTTGCGTCAAATGGACACATGTCAGAGTTTGAACTCCTCCACAGATGCCAAATTGTTGGtgaaacaacaacagcaacccGCCTTACAAACCACACACCAGCAATTACAATTGCAACATCAGCATCAACACCAgcatcagcagcaacaacaatatctACCTCATGATGATTTAGCTAGTATAATGGATGACTGTGCCTCAAGTGTTTCCTCCAGGGAGGGCAGTCAGTCGCCTGACATTTGCTCAGATATAGAAATCGATGAATCCTGCATTAAAAATGAGCCCATGTCTCCCGACTCCAGCTGTCCTTCCAGTCCCGAGGCTGCTGATCAGTCAGCCACTAACAACAACTCGAATGGCACTCTTAGTCTAACCATGGCCAATATGGCTGCTTTCACAAATTCCGACCTTGTATTCGAACACAAG GATGGTTGCCTGCAACTAACACCCTCTTCACAAAGCCTGCTCAAGTCACAACCCTTTATCTTAAGCTCAAGTGCCCACAATGTTATACTACCCAAAATCACCATTAAATCCGAGGGTACCGTAACAAATGCCGGTACATTTGTGACCGCCAGTCCCTCCGTAACTAAAACAAATACCACCTCCTATGGTTTGCCCTTAACCCCGCCTTCTTCGCACTCCAGTGATGGTTCCGAGGGCAATCTCACGCCCGAGCATATGCTATCACCACAATCGCCTACCTCTTCTTCAAACGCCACCACTAACGCCGCCACCATGGTCCACAATGCGAGGTCTAGCTCACAACCAACCAGCGGTGTCCTGACAGTTACCTCCATTAGGCGTAATACCAACAGCTCTGCCTCGTCGACTACCTCCAGCACAAGCTCCAGCGTTAGCATGGGACGTCATGCCAGCGTTGGTGGAGGCTCTACCCGCCAGCCCATACACACACCTTTGATCAGCTCACAGCCA AAGGGTTCGACGGGAACTCTGCTTTTAACCGAGGAGGAGAAACGCACTTTATTGGCTGAGGGTTATCCCATACCACAGAAGCTACCATTAACCAAAGCCGAGGAAAAGTCACTGAAGAAGATCagaagaaaaatcaaaaataag ATTTCCGCCCAAGAAAGTAGGCGTAAGAAAAAAGAATATATGGATCAATTAGAACGCAAAGTTGACATTTTAGTTAACGAAAACAATGACTACAAGAAACGTGTCAAAAATCTGGAAGATTCCAATGCCAACCTACTAAGTCAATTGCACAAATTACAGGCTttggtaaacaaacaaaacctCAAGAAGTCCTAA
- the LOC135954290 gene encoding BAG family molecular chaperone regulator 2 isoform X1 has protein sequence MFENFMGMLRKRRRLDEDADAGGSGAGVDHNSTSTGSTAAASMFSSGLPTHSNMNMFWDSLFGSNNEASNTAARSPQYQTDNNTSIVSNSNNLSMCIERPFNLNERFVTVLDQLDARVEKFRKDALGLQEKRDFLLMSIDLIKSNDLMQNLSESEREEISCYIQRVNSRLSTVELNVRTVRDQSQEDSLSQINVLIDMMITMGDPVLSRQRCQMYLNACCSARESGGLPSCSESGLDLDAGPIDKKFESVLLGCTLDDQKNIKKRLQALMGYLNKQIIHH, from the exons atgtttgagaaTTTTATGGGCATGTTAAGAAAACGTCGACGTCTTGACGAAGATGCCGACGCTGGTGGTAGTGGTGCTGGTGTTGATCACAATAGCACCTCCACTGGCAGTACTGCTGCGGCCAGCATGTTTTCCTCTGGCCTGCCCACACACTCCAATATGAATATGTTTTGGGATTCCTTATTTGGTTCTAACAATGAAGCATCAAACACTGCCGCTCGGTCACCACAATATCAAACAGACAACAACACCAGCATCGTTAGCAATAGCAACAACTTGTCCATGTGCATAGAGAG ACCTTTCAATTTGAATGAAAg ATTTGTTACTGTATTGGATCAACTGGATGCTCGTGTGGAAAAATTCCGCAAAGATGCCCTGGGTTTGCAGGAGAAACGTGATTTCTTACTCATGTCCATCGATTTGATCAAAAGCAACgatttaatgcaaaatttatCAGAAT CTGAACGCGAAGAAATTTCTTGTTACATACAACGTGTTAATTCTCGTCTCTCCACCGTGGAACTGAATGTGCGCACGGTACGTGATCAGTCCCAAGAGGATTCGCTTAGTCAAATAAACGTGCTCATCGACATGATGATCACCATGGGCGATCCAGTATTATCAAGACAACGTTGTCAAATGTACTTGAACGCCTGCTGCAGTGCACGGGAATCAGGCGGTTTACCCTCATGCAGTGAGTCGGGCCTAGATCTGGATGCCGGACCCATAGACAAGAAATTCGAGAGTGTATTGCTGGGCTGTACTTTAGATGATCAGAAGAATATTAAGAAACGTTTGCAGGCTTTAATGGGTTACCTAAACAAACAAATCATACACCATtga
- the LOC135954290 gene encoding BAG family molecular chaperone regulator 2 isoform X2, which translates to MFENFMGMLRKRRRLDEDADAGGSGAGVDHNSTSTGSTAAASMFSSGLPTHSNMNMFWDSLFGSNNEASNTAARSPQYQTDNNTSIVSNSNNLSMCIERFVTVLDQLDARVEKFRKDALGLQEKRDFLLMSIDLIKSNDLMQNLSESEREEISCYIQRVNSRLSTVELNVRTVRDQSQEDSLSQINVLIDMMITMGDPVLSRQRCQMYLNACCSARESGGLPSCSESGLDLDAGPIDKKFESVLLGCTLDDQKNIKKRLQALMGYLNKQIIHH; encoded by the exons atgtttgagaaTTTTATGGGCATGTTAAGAAAACGTCGACGTCTTGACGAAGATGCCGACGCTGGTGGTAGTGGTGCTGGTGTTGATCACAATAGCACCTCCACTGGCAGTACTGCTGCGGCCAGCATGTTTTCCTCTGGCCTGCCCACACACTCCAATATGAATATGTTTTGGGATTCCTTATTTGGTTCTAACAATGAAGCATCAAACACTGCCGCTCGGTCACCACAATATCAAACAGACAACAACACCAGCATCGTTAGCAATAGCAACAACTTGTCCATGTGCATAGAGAG ATTTGTTACTGTATTGGATCAACTGGATGCTCGTGTGGAAAAATTCCGCAAAGATGCCCTGGGTTTGCAGGAGAAACGTGATTTCTTACTCATGTCCATCGATTTGATCAAAAGCAACgatttaatgcaaaatttatCAGAAT CTGAACGCGAAGAAATTTCTTGTTACATACAACGTGTTAATTCTCGTCTCTCCACCGTGGAACTGAATGTGCGCACGGTACGTGATCAGTCCCAAGAGGATTCGCTTAGTCAAATAAACGTGCTCATCGACATGATGATCACCATGGGCGATCCAGTATTATCAAGACAACGTTGTCAAATGTACTTGAACGCCTGCTGCAGTGCACGGGAATCAGGCGGTTTACCCTCATGCAGTGAGTCGGGCCTAGATCTGGATGCCGGACCCATAGACAAGAAATTCGAGAGTGTATTGCTGGGCTGTACTTTAGATGATCAGAAGAATATTAAGAAACGTTTGCAGGCTTTAATGGGTTACCTAAACAAACAAATCATACACCATtga
- the LOC135954290 gene encoding BAG family molecular chaperone regulator 2 isoform X4 encodes MEIDPSPVPPPQEYSDNPAIPYQSESSMNFDYLHSLHADSAMDSSNSSSSFRTQGLNSPRHFAGVGGNSTLPSNYGQVDDSRVLDRFVTVLDQLDARVEKFRKDALGLQEKRDFLLMSIDLIKSNDLMQNLSESEREEISCYIQRVNSRLSTVELNVRTVRDQSQEDSLSQINVLIDMMITMGDPVLSRQRCQMYLNACCSARESGGLPSCSESGLDLDAGPIDKKFESVLLGCTLDDQKNIKKRLQALMGYLNKQIIHH; translated from the exons ATGGAAATTGATCCATCTCCAGTACCGCCACCTCAAGAATATTCGGATAATCCTGCCATTCCTTATCAATCCGAATCCTCCATGAATTTCGATTATTTACATAGTTTACATGCCGATTCGGCCATGGACTCCAGCAACAGTAGCTCTTCATTCCGTACACAAGGTCTCAACTCACCGCGTCACTTTGCCGGTGTGGGAGGCAATTCCACATTACCGTCTAACTATGGTCAGGTGGACGATAGCCGAGTGCTGGACAG ATTTGTTACTGTATTGGATCAACTGGATGCTCGTGTGGAAAAATTCCGCAAAGATGCCCTGGGTTTGCAGGAGAAACGTGATTTCTTACTCATGTCCATCGATTTGATCAAAAGCAACgatttaatgcaaaatttatCAGAAT CTGAACGCGAAGAAATTTCTTGTTACATACAACGTGTTAATTCTCGTCTCTCCACCGTGGAACTGAATGTGCGCACGGTACGTGATCAGTCCCAAGAGGATTCGCTTAGTCAAATAAACGTGCTCATCGACATGATGATCACCATGGGCGATCCAGTATTATCAAGACAACGTTGTCAAATGTACTTGAACGCCTGCTGCAGTGCACGGGAATCAGGCGGTTTACCCTCATGCAGTGAGTCGGGCCTAGATCTGGATGCCGGACCCATAGACAAGAAATTCGAGAGTGTATTGCTGGGCTGTACTTTAGATGATCAGAAGAATATTAAGAAACGTTTGCAGGCTTTAATGGGTTACCTAAACAAACAAATCATACACCATtga
- the mex1 gene encoding protein midgut expression 1, translated as MCNCLLEILKCPGKVVCCCCDCACKMLCSLICSAVVLLVIIGLIVYFTVYYHKDSGSTDEVKKMTSRVIREVAPQNFRDFFKAVN; from the exons atgtgtaaTTGTTTGTTGGAAATTCTTAAGTGTCCTGGCAAAGTTGTATGCTG TTGCTGCGATTGTGCCTGTAAAATGCTGTGCAGTTTGATTTGTTCCGCTGTGGTTCTGCTGGTAATTATAGGCTTAATTGTTTACTTTACCGTCTACTATCACAAGGATAGTGGCAGTACGGATGAGGTGAAGAAGATGACATCTAGAGTCATAAGAGAGGTGGCACCACAAAATTTCCGCGATTTCTTTAAGGCAGTGAATTAA
- the yellow-k gene encoding uncharacterized protein yellow-k → MVSNNLKLLWFLIITQFVLNRAWLLAHSGLNESYRVLHLSTHFTRVFLSITVKSQTFPTLIETQWPQSYLPSQTPIIYPHRFLHANGDHSDCSLIQQARWSQVDSLSRLWVMDVGWPGFNSSDANKCNPKLMVFDLLRNGIEVLHIDCGKYIRPNSSELLDIELGPRITSCGTEKFIYFILANDPHLLAYDILEQKWHYRQLRSKKYCTINEFLPIKPQDIAFGIQGEILISDDDGNLYSAANEMNRVTKKSNHTEDSIINMMLMGSLLGPTRGMMVDPYGALYYVVTKFGAVVRCVYKQNITAEDSEIIHMTSKNIQQIFFGSEGSVWLLSEKWLRPYDKCFSGY, encoded by the exons ATGgtttcaaacaatttaaaattattgtggtttttaataataacacagTTCGTTTTAAATAGGGCATGGTTATTGGCTCATAGTGGCCTAAATGAATCGTATCGGGTTTTGCATTTGTCAACCCATTTTACGCGAGTGTTTCTTAGTATAACAGTGAAAAGTCAGACATTTCCTACGCTCATTGAAACGCAATGGCCCCAATCATATTTGCCCAGCCAGACACCCATAATATATCCTCATAGATTTTTACATGCAAATGGAGATCATTCAGATTGTAGTCTGATACAGCAGGCTCGCTGGTCTCAGGTGGATTCTTTGTCCCGTTTGTGGGTAATGGATGTAGGCTGGCCTGGTTTTAATAGCTCAGATGCAAATAAATGTAATCCAAAGTTAATGGTTTTCGATTTATTAAGGAACGGTATAGAG gTTCTGCATATTGACTGTGGCAAATACATACGACCCAATAGCTCTGAATTACTGGACATTGAATTAGGACCCCGCATAACCTCCTGTGGCACCGAgaaattcatttatttcattttggcCAATGATCCCCATCTCCTGGCCTATGATATATTGGAACAAAAATGGCACTACCGCCAGCTGAgaagtaaaaaatattgtaccaTCAATGAATTTTTACCCATCAAACCCCAGGATATAGCCTTCGGCATTCAAGGTGAAATACTCATATCCGATGATGATGGTAATTTGTATTCGGCTGCCAATGAAATGAATCGTGTCACGAAAAAGTCCAATCATACGGAAGACTCTATTATTAACATGATGTTGATGGGCTCTTTGCTGGGTCCCACTAGGGGTATGATGGTGGATCCATATGGTGCTTTGTACTATGTGGTCACTAAATTTGGTGCTGTGGTAAGATGTGTTTATAAGCAAAATATAACGGCCGAGGATAGTGAAATTATACACATGACTTCGAAAAATATTCAGCAGATATTCTTTGGCAGTGAGGGTTCCGTGTGGCTGTTGTCGGAGAAATGGTTAAGGCCCTACGATAAATGTTTTTCGGGGTATtaa